Proteins found in one Microcella daejeonensis genomic segment:
- a CDS encoding cytochrome P450 produces the protein MAVSTLTLAELDLFAHGAPWQVFEELRATPGLHFSEEEAPNHGFHSVTRYHDIVRVLRDPATFTSERFTNLEEVDAEQEEMRRSMLETDGLRHRAMRRMLQGEFTPQAVAKYETFLRGITARTLDAALAKGEFDFVEEVSADFPIRVLARILDVPDSDTGRLIDWGNRMVGNTDPEHTDVLIGSADSEAYRHVPFRSPAALEVYEYGKHLKAERAGKGGTDLVSLLANGVPGDGVPLSERDFNTNFLLLVVAGNETTRHTITHTMSNLLNNPEQLALLKNDPSLIPWAVEEFLRFASPVYHFRRTATADVEFSGTAIKKGEKVVTWFASGNRDDAVFDDPYRFDVTRSPNEHMSFGRGGPHMCLGNALARIELRIMFEDLLTRDVVLERTGDIDYLRSNFVHGIKRMPVRVA, from the coding sequence CCTGCACTTCTCGGAGGAGGAGGCGCCGAACCACGGCTTCCACTCGGTGACCCGCTACCACGACATCGTGCGCGTGCTGCGGGATCCGGCGACGTTCACCTCCGAGCGCTTCACCAACCTCGAGGAGGTCGACGCCGAGCAGGAGGAGATGCGGCGCTCGATGCTCGAGACCGACGGGCTGCGCCACCGCGCGATGCGCCGCATGCTGCAGGGCGAGTTCACCCCTCAGGCCGTCGCCAAGTACGAGACCTTCCTGCGCGGCATCACGGCCCGTACCCTCGACGCCGCGCTCGCGAAGGGCGAGTTCGACTTCGTCGAGGAGGTGAGCGCCGACTTCCCGATCCGGGTGCTCGCGCGCATCCTCGACGTTCCCGACAGCGACACCGGCAGGCTCATCGACTGGGGCAACCGCATGGTCGGCAACACCGACCCCGAGCACACGGACGTGCTCATCGGCTCGGCCGACAGCGAGGCCTACCGTCACGTCCCGTTCCGCTCCCCGGCGGCGCTCGAGGTCTACGAGTACGGCAAGCACCTCAAGGCCGAGCGCGCGGGCAAGGGAGGCACCGATCTGGTCTCCCTGCTCGCCAACGGCGTGCCGGGCGACGGCGTGCCCCTGAGCGAGCGCGACTTCAACACCAACTTCCTGCTGCTGGTCGTCGCGGGCAACGAGACGACGCGCCACACCATCACCCACACGATGAGCAACCTGCTGAACAACCCCGAGCAGCTGGCCCTGCTGAAGAACGACCCCTCGCTCATCCCGTGGGCGGTCGAGGAGTTCCTGCGCTTCGCCTCGCCGGTCTACCACTTCCGCCGCACGGCCACGGCCGACGTCGAGTTCTCGGGCACGGCGATCAAGAAGGGCGAGAAGGTCGTCACCTGGTTCGCCTCGGGCAACCGCGACGACGCCGTCTTCGACGATCCCTACCGCTTCGACGTGACCCGCAGCCCCAACGAGCACATGTCGTTCGGCCGCGGAGGCCCGCACATGTGCCTCGGTAACGCCCTCGCGCGCATCGAGCTGCGCATCATGTTCGAGGATCTGCTGACCCGCGACGTGGTGCTCGAGCGCACGGGCGACATCGACTACCTGCGCTCGAACTTCGTGCACGGCATCAAGCGCATGCCCGTCCGCGTCGCCTGA
- a CDS encoding NAD(P)-dependent alcohol dehydrogenase, giving the protein MRSVVATRYGGPEALRIVDAPAPVPAEGQVLVRIAASSVNPLDWHELRGRPYLVRIGSGLRRPRTPARGSDLAGTIEAIGPGVDDLLVGDEVMGFGVGAWSDLAVVSARGVVRRPATLGVHEAAGAGIAAITALQALRRGGLTGPRTWRPGEVEPMPPRVLIIGASGGVGTFAVQLAKLFGAHVTAVTSTRNLVLAERIGADELIDYTTTALDDGLRRFDLVLELAGARRLGELARLLTPRGSLIACGAPRGQWIGPLASVAALAVRDRFSRRTFASILARRDRVDLGMLADLLGTGALRTVVGEVLPLERIAEAVALSESGHARGKIIVDLTGP; this is encoded by the coding sequence ATGAGATCGGTCGTCGCGACCCGCTACGGCGGCCCCGAGGCGCTGCGCATCGTGGATGCCCCGGCTCCCGTGCCCGCCGAGGGTCAGGTGCTCGTGCGCATCGCCGCCAGCTCGGTCAACCCGCTCGACTGGCACGAGCTGCGCGGCCGGCCCTACCTGGTGCGGATCGGCTCGGGCCTGCGCCGCCCCAGAACCCCGGCCCGCGGCAGCGACCTGGCCGGAACGATCGAGGCGATCGGCCCCGGGGTCGACGACCTGCTGGTCGGCGATGAGGTCATGGGTTTCGGCGTCGGCGCGTGGAGCGACCTCGCGGTGGTGAGCGCGCGCGGCGTCGTGCGCCGACCCGCGACCCTCGGCGTGCACGAGGCCGCCGGGGCCGGCATCGCCGCGATCACCGCCCTGCAGGCGCTGCGCCGCGGAGGTCTGACCGGCCCCCGCACCTGGCGGCCGGGCGAGGTCGAGCCCATGCCGCCGCGCGTGCTGATCATCGGCGCCTCCGGGGGAGTGGGCACTTTCGCGGTGCAGCTCGCCAAGCTCTTCGGCGCGCACGTCACCGCGGTCACCAGCACGCGCAACCTCGTGCTCGCCGAGCGCATCGGCGCGGACGAGCTCATCGACTACACGACCACCGCGCTCGACGACGGGCTGCGGCGCTTCGACCTCGTGCTCGAGCTCGCGGGCGCGCGCCGGCTCGGGGAGCTCGCGCGGCTGCTGACGCCGCGCGGATCCCTCATCGCCTGCGGTGCCCCGCGCGGCCAGTGGATCGGCCCGCTCGCCTCGGTGGCGGCGCTCGCCGTGCGGGATCGGTTCTCGCGGCGCACCTTCGCGAGCATCCTGGCCCGCCGCGACCGCGTCGATCTCGGGATGCTCGCCGATCTGCTCGGCACGGGCGCGCTGCGCACCGTCGTCGGCGAGGTGCTGCCCCTCGAGCGCATCGCGGAGGCCGTCGCGCTCAGCGAGAGCGGGCACGCGCGCGGCAAGATCATCGTCGACCTCACCGGCCCCTGA
- a CDS encoding type 1 glutamine amidotransferase yields MKALFVQHDHVSPLGPVGERFAHHGIEVETMQVVPASSFRRPNVAAAFPPLEPYDVVVPLGAPWGAWDDDRIGAWLGPEIDWLRRAHSGGMPVLGICFGGQLLARALGGGVAPAPASEIGWHAVWSDEPELVGEGPWFQFHYDRWSVPPGAREIARNPAASQAFVIGRSLAVQFHPELDAAGLAGWLDEGGERQVRAAGLDPEVMLAQTRAAESVARERTFALVDTFLTRVSGLLPG; encoded by the coding sequence ATGAAGGCCCTGTTCGTGCAGCACGACCACGTGAGCCCCCTGGGGCCCGTGGGCGAGCGCTTCGCCCACCACGGTATCGAGGTCGAGACCATGCAGGTGGTCCCGGCGTCGTCGTTTCGCCGGCCGAACGTCGCCGCCGCGTTCCCCCCGCTCGAGCCCTACGACGTCGTCGTGCCCCTCGGCGCCCCGTGGGGCGCGTGGGACGACGACCGGATCGGTGCGTGGCTGGGCCCCGAGATCGACTGGCTGCGCCGCGCCCACTCCGGCGGGATGCCCGTGCTCGGCATCTGCTTCGGCGGCCAGCTGCTCGCGCGCGCGCTCGGCGGGGGCGTCGCCCCCGCGCCGGCCTCCGAGATCGGATGGCACGCCGTCTGGAGCGACGAGCCCGAGCTCGTCGGCGAGGGCCCCTGGTTCCAGTTCCACTACGACCGCTGGTCGGTGCCGCCGGGCGCGCGCGAGATCGCGCGGAACCCCGCGGCGTCGCAGGCCTTCGTGATCGGCCGATCGCTCGCCGTGCAGTTCCACCCCGAGCTCGACGCGGCCGGGCTCGCCGGCTGGCTCGACGAGGGCGGCGAGCGGCAGGTGCGGGCCGCGGGGCTCGACCCCGAGGTCATGCTCGCGCAGACCCGCGCGGCCGAGTCGGTGGCGCGCGAGCGCACCTTCGCGCTCGTCGACACCTTCCTGACGCGGGTGTCGGGGCTGCTGCCGGGCTGA
- a CDS encoding glutamine synthetase family protein, with the protein MERSLVDLQHELTEAGIDVLRVIYADILGTTRAKDMLVSELGRVTHGGPAFCQGVWVTTTHGDVLDGGSVLTDGLEDFISQIVPGSWRPMPWEPGVAYAVAGAANPDMTPNDFAPRTLLERIVGEFASLGLTPVVGPELEFFIAEAREGSAPGYQQAIQQPGRVYTSGATVDPHGTFLHLLRMLDRMRIGVFAGNHEFSASQYEINFWHGEALDAADRTLLLKTAVKDVVSRTGRFATFLGKPWTEEGGSGFHLHFSVVDAEGVNLMHAPDGSLSELARHMIGGIVHHAPALTALCNPTVNAFKRLGPDTLAPYRANWGFDNRSALVRIPPERGAGTRLEIRLGDGSANPYLMIAAILAAALDGIRTKREPAEPVHGLAYGDEGGAVLPMTLGAALDALADDAVLRELLGGPLVEVFEVLKRDEVARYTGAVADPETREVTSWEIEEYFLDL; encoded by the coding sequence ATGGAACGAAGCCTTGTCGACCTGCAGCACGAGCTCACCGAAGCCGGGATCGACGTGCTGCGGGTGATCTACGCCGACATCCTCGGCACCACCCGCGCCAAGGACATGCTCGTGAGCGAGCTCGGCCGCGTCACGCACGGCGGGCCGGCCTTCTGCCAGGGCGTCTGGGTCACGACGACGCACGGCGACGTGCTCGACGGCGGCTCGGTGCTCACCGACGGGCTCGAGGACTTCATCTCGCAGATCGTGCCCGGCTCGTGGCGCCCGATGCCGTGGGAGCCGGGCGTCGCCTACGCCGTCGCCGGGGCCGCCAACCCCGACATGACGCCCAACGACTTCGCCCCGCGCACCCTGCTCGAGCGCATCGTGGGCGAGTTCGCCTCGCTCGGGCTCACCCCCGTGGTCGGCCCCGAGCTCGAGTTCTTCATCGCCGAGGCCCGCGAGGGCAGCGCGCCGGGCTACCAGCAGGCCATCCAGCAGCCCGGCCGGGTCTACACCTCCGGGGCGACCGTCGACCCGCACGGCACCTTCCTGCACCTGCTGCGCATGCTCGACCGGATGCGCATCGGCGTGTTCGCGGGCAACCACGAGTTCAGCGCCAGCCAGTACGAGATCAACTTCTGGCACGGCGAGGCCCTCGACGCCGCCGACCGCACCCTGCTGCTCAAGACCGCCGTGAAGGACGTCGTGTCGCGGACGGGTCGGTTCGCGACCTTCCTCGGCAAGCCGTGGACGGAGGAGGGCGGCAGCGGGTTCCACCTGCACTTCTCCGTCGTCGACGCGGAGGGCGTGAACCTCATGCACGCGCCCGACGGGTCGCTCAGCGAGCTCGCCCGGCACATGATCGGCGGCATCGTGCACCACGCCCCCGCGCTCACCGCCCTCTGCAACCCGACCGTCAACGCCTTCAAGCGCCTCGGCCCCGACACGCTCGCCCCGTACCGCGCGAACTGGGGCTTCGACAACCGCAGCGCGCTCGTCCGCATCCCGCCCGAGCGCGGCGCGGGCACCCGGCTCGAGATCCGGCTCGGCGACGGCTCGGCCAACCCGTACCTGATGATCGCGGCGATCCTCGCCGCGGCGCTCGACGGCATCCGCACGAAGCGCGAGCCGGCCGAGCCCGTCCACGGGCTCGCCTACGGCGACGAGGGGGGTGCGGTTCTGCCCATGACGCTGGGGGCGGCGCTGGATGCCCTCGCCGACGACGCGGTCCTGCGCGAGCTGCTCGGCGGCCCGCTCGTTGAGGTCTTCGAGGTGCTCAAGCGCGACGAGGTGGCGCGCTACACCGGGGCCGTCGCCGACCCCGAGACCCGCGAGGTCACCTCGTGGGAGATCGAGGAGTACTTCCTCGACCTGTGA
- a CDS encoding acetoacetate decarboxylase family protein: MADLRGFMAPQTPSGASAIVPDMPWYYSGTLLTAEYRTDPENVAALLPEGVELAEEDPGAVALIWADWQSCSTGGAELLDPQRSQYLETFAVVRCRYEGVTYTRCVAIWVTKDFAIGRGWFQGYPKKLGSMAVTRVFSVGRASPRLAPGAKLGASLAAYDHRLASLVVTLREPSETNGFVNGHPMLHSRWMPSITPGAGNSLDQLITMSTSDADIGETWTGDFALELHDSPWDELASILPVREHIAAYYREVGVTFTGGSLVADRSDPSV; encoded by the coding sequence ATGGCAGACCTCCGCGGTTTCATGGCCCCGCAGACCCCCTCCGGCGCGAGCGCGATCGTGCCCGACATGCCCTGGTACTACTCGGGCACGCTCCTCACCGCCGAGTACCGCACCGACCCCGAGAACGTCGCGGCGCTGCTGCCCGAGGGCGTCGAGCTCGCCGAGGAGGATCCGGGCGCCGTCGCGCTCATCTGGGCCGACTGGCAGTCGTGCTCGACAGGCGGCGCCGAGCTGCTCGACCCGCAGCGCTCGCAGTACCTCGAGACCTTCGCCGTCGTGCGCTGCCGCTACGAGGGCGTCACCTACACGCGCTGCGTCGCGATCTGGGTGACGAAGGACTTCGCCATCGGGCGCGGCTGGTTCCAGGGCTACCCCAAGAAGCTCGGCTCGATGGCCGTGACCCGCGTGTTCTCGGTCGGCCGGGCATCCCCCCGCCTCGCCCCGGGGGCGAAGCTCGGCGCCTCGCTCGCCGCGTACGACCACCGTCTCGCCTCGCTCGTCGTGACCCTGCGCGAGCCCAGCGAGACCAACGGCTTCGTCAACGGCCACCCGATGCTGCATTCGCGATGGATGCCCTCCATCACCCCCGGCGCCGGCAACAGCCTCGATCAGCTCATCACCATGAGCACGAGCGATGCCGACATCGGCGAGACCTGGACGGGCGACTTCGCGCTCGAGCTGCACGACTCCCCCTGGGACGAGCTCGCCTCGATCCTGCCGGTGCGCGAGCACATCGCGGCGTACTACCGGGAGGTCGGCGTGACCTTCACCGGCGGCAGCCTCGTCGCCGATCGGTCGGACCCGAGCGTCTGA
- a CDS encoding APC family permease, with protein sequence MTHQTPAAGTAPAARDSALRPGRLGVLGIVFFVVAASAPLIGITGAVPVAMLLGTGAAVPGAYLAVGLTLLLFSVGYATMSRSMTNSGAFFAYVGKGLGVRAGVAAAFAALLAYLTIQLAIYGFFGVVVSGFAAGLGLDLPWYVWSILVWAIVSALSLLSVDVGAKVLGVMLVLEVIVLLVAAIAMLANGGPEGWMLAASFSPDQVFAGGFAGTAGIALAFAFASFIGFEATAIYGEEAKDPKRTVPLATYISIVVISVLFAIVSFAMVTGMGASQVADRVIELSGGLADPAGVLFGLTEQYVGGWLTVGMGILVITSLFAGLLAFQNAASRYFFALGRGGVLPAAVARTNTAGAPIIGVAITSAVALLVMIVFAVAGLDPFANLFSWMSSVTVIAIVLVEILVSAAVIRYFMAHEGGTVWSTKIAPGLSILALGVGLYLLMSRFNLLAGTAPEGVDPSLPESAWQLNALGWLLVLLPFVLLVVGYVIARTGGRRSEQLVKDFAS encoded by the coding sequence ATGACCCACCAGACCCCCGCCGCCGGAACCGCCCCCGCCGCGCGCGACTCCGCCCTCCGGCCTGGCCGCCTCGGCGTGCTCGGCATCGTCTTCTTCGTCGTCGCCGCCTCGGCCCCGCTCATCGGCATCACCGGGGCCGTGCCCGTGGCGATGCTGCTCGGCACCGGCGCCGCGGTGCCCGGCGCGTATCTCGCCGTAGGCCTCACCCTGCTCCTGTTCTCGGTCGGCTACGCCACGATGAGCCGCTCGATGACCAACTCCGGCGCCTTCTTCGCCTACGTCGGCAAGGGGCTCGGAGTGCGGGCGGGCGTCGCCGCGGCGTTCGCCGCCCTGCTGGCCTACCTCACCATCCAGCTCGCGATCTACGGATTCTTCGGCGTCGTCGTCTCCGGCTTCGCGGCGGGGCTCGGCCTCGACCTGCCCTGGTACGTCTGGTCGATCCTCGTCTGGGCGATCGTGAGCGCGCTCTCGCTGCTGAGCGTCGACGTCGGCGCCAAGGTGCTCGGCGTGATGCTCGTGCTCGAGGTGATCGTGCTGCTCGTCGCGGCGATCGCCATGCTCGCGAACGGCGGCCCCGAGGGGTGGATGCTCGCCGCCTCCTTCTCTCCCGACCAGGTCTTCGCGGGCGGCTTCGCCGGCACCGCGGGTATCGCGCTCGCCTTCGCCTTCGCGAGCTTCATCGGCTTCGAGGCCACGGCGATCTACGGGGAGGAGGCGAAGGATCCGAAGCGCACCGTTCCGCTCGCCACGTACATCTCGATCGTCGTGATCAGCGTGCTCTTCGCCATCGTCTCCTTCGCCATGGTGACGGGGATGGGCGCCTCGCAGGTCGCCGACCGGGTGATCGAGCTGTCGGGAGGGCTGGCCGATCCGGCCGGGGTGCTCTTCGGCCTCACCGAGCAGTACGTCGGCGGCTGGCTGACCGTCGGCATGGGCATTCTCGTCATCACGAGCCTCTTCGCGGGTCTGCTCGCCTTCCAGAACGCGGCGAGCCGCTACTTCTTCGCCCTCGGGCGCGGCGGGGTGCTGCCGGCCGCGGTCGCCCGCACCAACACCGCGGGCGCGCCGATCATCGGCGTCGCCATCACCTCGGCCGTGGCGCTCCTCGTCATGATCGTCTTCGCCGTGGCCGGCCTCGACCCCTTCGCGAACCTCTTCTCGTGGATGAGCTCGGTGACGGTCATCGCGATCGTGCTCGTCGAGATCCTCGTGAGCGCGGCCGTCATCCGGTACTTCATGGCGCACGAGGGCGGCACGGTCTGGTCGACGAAGATCGCCCCCGGCCTGTCGATCCTCGCGCTCGGAGTCGGGCTGTACCTGCTCATGTCGCGCTTCAACCTGCTCGCCGGCACGGCGCCCGAGGGCGTCGACCCCTCGCTGCCCGAGAGCGCCTGGCAGCTCAACGCCCTCGGCTGGCTGCTCGTGCTGCTGCCCTTCGTGCTGCTCGTCGTCGGCTACGTCATCGCCCGCACCGGCGGGAGGAGGAGCGAGCAGCTCGTCAAGGACTTCGCGTCCTGA
- a CDS encoding gamma-glutamyl-gamma-aminobutyrate hydrolase family protein translates to MSRAPVIGLSTYLEPAAMGIWDRPAVVLPRVYTDAVLSAGGVPVGLPPQPPTAEAVAAVLDAVDGLVITGGKDVDAALYGETAHPENDAPRPDRDAWEIALVRAAIERDLPLLGICRGLQVLVVALGGTLVQHLPDLIGSSRYSNGDATFADNPVITVPGSRVAGMLGASATVKSYHHQAADRVPPELEVTARGDDGVVQAVEVPGMRFGVAVQWHPEESPEDARLLTGLVEAARAR, encoded by the coding sequence ATGAGCAGGGCCCCTGTTATCGGCCTCAGCACCTACCTCGAGCCCGCGGCGATGGGCATCTGGGATCGCCCCGCCGTCGTGCTGCCCCGCGTCTACACCGACGCCGTGCTCAGTGCGGGCGGGGTGCCCGTGGGCCTCCCGCCGCAGCCGCCGACGGCCGAGGCGGTCGCAGCGGTGCTCGACGCCGTCGACGGGCTCGTCATCACCGGCGGCAAGGACGTCGATGCGGCGCTCTACGGCGAGACCGCGCATCCCGAGAACGACGCCCCGCGCCCCGACCGCGACGCCTGGGAGATCGCGCTGGTGCGCGCGGCGATCGAGCGCGACCTGCCACTGCTCGGCATCTGCCGCGGACTGCAGGTGCTCGTCGTCGCCCTCGGCGGCACGCTCGTGCAGCACCTGCCCGACCTGATCGGCTCGAGCCGGTACAGCAACGGCGACGCGACCTTCGCCGACAACCCGGTGATCACCGTGCCCGGCAGCCGGGTGGCGGGGATGCTCGGCGCGAGCGCCACCGTGAAGAGCTACCACCACCAGGCTGCCGACCGCGTGCCGCCCGAGCTCGAGGTCACCGCGCGCGGCGACGACGGCGTGGTGCAGGCCGTCGAGGTGCCCGGCATGCGCTTCGGCGTCGCCGTGCAGTGGCACCCGGAGGAATCGCCCGAGGACGCCCGACTGCTCACCGGCCTGGTCGAGGCCGCCCGCGCCCGCTAG
- a CDS encoding phosphotransferase has product MARTPLTLAALATAAVPGLDVTTSERLGSTSGGTDSALLSTRDGRRLVVRAPRTTAAESEQSADMVALRALSDGVRGRLPFAAPRLLGQAPAGGTRAVVHEFVDGDPVSLGRITPGLAASIGQAVAAIHALPTSVVADVGLPQLRAVDVVRESTSTLDRAVSTGLVPAGLQRRWELAVEDTTLWQFTPTVINGALAASSFLAIAETVTGVLGWSRLQVADPARDLFWLLGAPDAAVPDAAFDAYHQARGVHDKQLGRRAVFAAELEVARWLLHGTASRSQEIIDDAVGMLHALLDRVHTDMTASLAAEPARPSTLTDAHDLAGLRSAGGLDLQPIGAASPASPSRPGSGDDVATPPTPRD; this is encoded by the coding sequence ATGGCCAGGACCCCTCTCACTCTAGCCGCGCTCGCGACGGCGGCCGTTCCCGGCCTCGACGTCACGACCTCGGAGCGGCTCGGCTCGACCTCCGGCGGGACGGACTCCGCGCTGCTGTCGACCCGCGACGGACGGCGCCTCGTGGTGCGGGCGCCGCGCACGACCGCGGCCGAGTCGGAGCAGTCGGCCGACATGGTCGCCCTGCGCGCGCTCAGCGACGGGGTGCGCGGTCGACTGCCGTTCGCCGCCCCCCGCCTGCTCGGCCAGGCGCCCGCCGGCGGCACCCGCGCCGTCGTGCACGAGTTCGTCGACGGCGACCCCGTCTCGCTCGGCCGCATCACTCCCGGGCTCGCCGCCTCGATCGGCCAGGCCGTCGCCGCCATCCACGCCCTGCCGACGAGCGTCGTCGCCGACGTCGGCCTGCCGCAGCTGCGCGCCGTCGACGTGGTGCGCGAGAGCACCTCGACCCTCGACCGCGCGGTGAGCACCGGCCTCGTGCCCGCGGGCCTGCAGCGCCGCTGGGAGCTCGCGGTCGAGGACACGACCCTCTGGCAATTCACCCCGACCGTGATCAACGGCGCGCTCGCGGCCTCCTCCTTCCTCGCCATCGCCGAGACCGTCACGGGCGTGCTCGGCTGGAGCCGGCTGCAGGTCGCCGACCCCGCGCGGGACCTGTTCTGGCTGCTCGGCGCGCCCGACGCCGCCGTGCCCGACGCCGCCTTCGACGCCTACCACCAGGCCCGCGGCGTGCACGACAAGCAGCTCGGGCGTCGCGCCGTCTTCGCCGCCGAGCTCGAGGTGGCACGCTGGCTGCTGCACGGCACGGCCAGCCGCAGCCAGGAGATCATCGACGACGCCGTCGGAATGCTGCACGCCCTGCTCGACCGCGTGCACACCGACATGACCGCCTCGCTCGCCGCCGAGCCGGCACGGCCCTCGACCCTCACCGACGCGCACGACCTCGCCGGCCTGCGCAGCGCGGGCGGGCTCGACCTGCAGCCCATCGGCGCGGCCTCCCCCGCCTCGCCGAGCCGGCCCGGCTCGGGCGACGACGTCGCCACGCCGCCGACGCCGCGCGACTAG
- the nudC gene encoding NAD(+) diphosphatase, with the protein MHRSITARLPLSRYRIDRDDTARLRPDLFAELAAEPSSRVLPVWRGEVLLTTAEHPALALLPADAVPTDALRIYLGRTTEAEADLPAGAAIIAAVLDDAAGERMARDVTRWGNPRTLGHQLSDRDAGLAVEALAIANWHASHAFSPRTGNATTPGRAGWVRVDVETGREMFPRTDAAIIVGVTDERDRLVLGSNAAWESNRFSLLAGFVEPGESLEAAVAREVAEESGLRVVDPVYVGSQPWPFPASLMLGFRATLDPSSAAELRPDGDEILDLRWFSRDELRSQLDTIVLPGRTSIARAIIEDWYGGPLEA; encoded by the coding sequence ATGCACCGTTCGATCACCGCTCGACTGCCCCTCTCGCGGTACCGCATCGACCGCGACGACACCGCGCGGCTGCGTCCCGACCTCTTCGCCGAGCTCGCGGCCGAGCCGAGCTCGCGGGTGCTGCCCGTGTGGCGCGGCGAGGTGCTGCTGACCACGGCCGAGCATCCCGCCCTCGCCCTCCTCCCCGCCGACGCGGTGCCGACGGATGCCCTGCGCATCTACCTCGGGCGCACCACCGAGGCCGAGGCCGACCTGCCGGCCGGCGCCGCGATCATCGCCGCGGTGCTCGACGACGCGGCCGGCGAGCGGATGGCGCGCGACGTCACCCGCTGGGGCAATCCCCGCACCCTCGGCCACCAGCTGAGCGACCGCGATGCGGGCCTCGCCGTCGAGGCGCTCGCGATCGCGAACTGGCACGCCAGCCACGCCTTCTCGCCGCGCACGGGCAACGCCACGACGCCCGGCCGCGCCGGCTGGGTGCGCGTCGACGTCGAGACGGGCCGCGAGATGTTCCCGCGCACCGACGCCGCCATCATCGTCGGCGTGACGGACGAGCGCGACCGCCTCGTGCTCGGCAGCAACGCCGCGTGGGAGTCGAACCGCTTCTCGCTGCTCGCCGGCTTCGTCGAGCCGGGGGAGTCGCTCGAGGCCGCGGTCGCCCGCGAGGTCGCCGAGGAGTCGGGCCTGCGCGTCGTCGACCCCGTCTACGTCGGCTCGCAGCCGTGGCCGTTCCCCGCCTCGCTCATGCTGGGCTTCCGCGCGACGCTCGACCCGTCCTCGGCCGCCGAGCTGCGGCCCGACGGCGACGAGATCCTCGATCTGCGCTGGTTCAGCCGCGACGAGCTGAGGAGCCAGCTCGACACGATCGTGCTGCCCGGGCGCACCTCCATCGCGCGCGCCATCATCGAGGACTGGTACGGGGGGCCGCTCGAGGCATGA